In the genome of Mucilaginibacter sp. 14171R-50, the window CCTTTGGTTGGTGCGTCTGCAAGTGTAATGGCCATTATTATTGCCACGGCAACCCTGCTGCCCAATTACACGATATCGTTAATTTTAATAGGGCCCGTAAAATTAAAATGGATAGCCGTATTTTATGTTATAATTGATTTTTTGGGCATTGCCGGCGCCAATGCAGGCGGCGAAATAGCGCATCTTGGCGGCGCGTTATTTGGTTTTATCTACATAAAGCAGCTGCAGCGCGGCAGCGATTGGTTGGGCGGTATCAATAAGCTATTCAAACCCAAACCTAAAATGAAGGTGGTTAGCCATAACGGTAACCAGCGAAGGTCGGGCGGTGCGCCTAAACAGGAAGAAATTGACCGTATACTGGATAAGATCTCGGTGAACGGTTACGATAGCCTTAGTAAACAGGAGAAAGAAACACTTTTTAGAGCAAGCAACAACAATGAAGGCTAAAAAAAGCAAATTACCCTTTATTGATAAAGTTTTTCTGTGGATAAATTACTTGCTGTGCCTTGCCTTGCTGCTAAGCTACCTGGCGCCCTATGTGGATCCGCGAAAGTTTTGGCCTATCGCTTTTTTTGGCCTGGCTTACCCGCCCATGCTTTTGGTAAACGTATTGATAATGTTTTACTGGCTTGTTCGTAAAAGCTGGTACATTGGCTTATCGCTTATAACCATACTTATTGGCTGGAATGTTTTAACCAGTAATATTGGCATGCGGCTGCCTGCGGGTGCAAGCCAAACAACCCCACAAAAGCAATTGCGTTTAATGACGTACAATGTGCATAATTTTAAACGCTATGGCGAAAAAAACGATATCTCGACCAAACACGAGATCCTGGACCTGGTAGGTCAGGAGCAACCGGATATCATTGGCATACAGGAGTTTTTTACCCGTAAAAAAGGGCAATACGATATGATAGACTCGGTTATGCGGATAATGCGGGCTAAAAACTATTATTTTGAGCCTACCATGACCAGCGCCGGAGAAGCTATTGGCATGGCTATATTCTCTAAATATCCTATAAAGGCTTACGGACTTGTGCAGCTGGCGGCAAAAAGCAGCGGTAACCAGTGTGTATTTGTTGATGTGGAAAAGGATGGCGGGGTGTTTCGCATGTACAGCGTTCACCTGCAATCCATTCGTTTCGACCCCCAGGATTATAAGTACCTTGGCAACCTGTCGTCAAAAGGAAAGACAGATATCGGTGCAACCAAACGCGTTGGCTGGAAATTGAAAACAGCTTTTCAAAAGCGCGCCGAGCAGGTATTTATTATTAAAGACCATGCAAAAAAATGCCCGTATCCGTATATCATATCGGGCGATTTTAATGACACCCCCTCATCCTTTGCGGTAAACCAAATGGCTAAAGGGTTAAAAAATGCCTTCCGTTTTAAGGGGGCGGGGCTGGGGCGCACTTACAATGGCGCTTTCCCAAATTACCAGATAGATTATGTAATGGCCAGCCCGCAGTTTGATGTGTGGGAATACAAGATCATCGAAAAAAAATTGTCAGACCATTATCCTTTAAGCACTGTCCTGGTATTAAAATAACGCCATCCAAATTAAACTCCACATCTAAAATTGTAAGTTTGCGCACATGGAACAAAAATTATTTGTTTACAACACTTTAACACGTAAAAAAGAGGAGTTTATCCCGCTTAATGCAGGCCACGTGGGCATGTATGTTTGCGGCCCCACCGTATATAGCGATGTGCATATAGGCAACTGCCGCACGTTTATCAGCTTCGACCTTATTTTCAGATACCTTTTGCACCTGGGCTATAAGGTGCGCTATGTACGTAATATTACAGATGCTGGCCACCTTGAAGGCGATAGCGACGAGGGGGAAGACAAAGTTTCGAAAAAGGCCAAAATAGCCCAGTTGGAGCCGATGGAAATTGTACAAAAGTACACGGTTGATTTTCATCATGTAATGCAGGTATTTAACGCGCTGCCCCCAAGTATAGAGCCGACAGCCACCGGGCATATTATTGAACAGATAGAACTTGTAAAGGATATCCTGGCAAAAGGATATGCCTATGAAGTTGACGGATCGGTTTACTTTGATGTAGAAAAATATAATCAAACCCAGGATTACGGAATATTAAATGGCCGGAAGCTGGAGGATATGCTGAATAACACCCGCAGCCTGGGCGGCCAGAATGAGAAACACGGTAAGCTTGATTTTGCGTTGTGGATAAAAGCCAAGCCCGAGCATTTAATGAAGTGGCCGTCGCCATGGGGCATGGGCTTTCCCGGCTGGCATTTAGAGTGCTCGGCCATGAGCAACAAGTACCTGGGGCAGCAGTTTGATATTCATGGCGGCGGTATCGACCTTATGCCTACCCACCATACTAACGAGATAGCTCAAAATGTAGCTTGCTGCGGCAAAAATCCGGCATCGTACTGGCTGCATACCAATATGCTTACTACCAACGGGCAAAAGATGTCAAAATCGTTAGGCAATAGCTTTTTGCCGCACGAATTGTTCTTAGGCGCGCATCCTTTGTTAAAAAAAGGCTACAGCCCCATGACGGTAAGGTTCTTTTTTATGCAGGCCAGTTACCGCAGCACCGTTGATTTTAGTAACGAAGCCATAGAGGCCGCAGAGATATTCTATAAAAAGCTTGCTGAAACGGCTAAAAAGCTGGCTGCATTGCAGTATGCGGATAACGATACAAAGGATGAAGAAGCAGAGCAGGCAATTATTAATTTCTGCGAAGATTGCTATCGCAGTATGAACGACAATTTTAATTCGCCAAAGACGTTAGAAGCATTGAACAATCTGTCTAAATGGATCAACACCTTTTCGGGTAACCTCAAAAAGGTCGGCTCGATATCAGAGGACACATTTAACAGGATGAAGAAAACATATAACGATTTCTTTTTTGATGTTTTAGGCCTTAAGCATGAAGATAGCGATAGCGGAGCCACTGATGACCTGATGAACCTGATCATAAAGCTGCGTAACGAAGCCAAAGCGAACAAGGACTATGCAACATCAGATAAGATAAGGGAAGGGCTTAAAAATATCGGGTTTCAGTTAAACGATAACAAACAAGGCACTACCGATTGGATCCGGATATAACCATCATTACCTTATTGTAGGGATAAGGTGAGGGGCCGATGGATAAGAATTTAAAACAATTTAGCCCGGGCACGCTTTATGTTTCAGTTAAAATAATATTAAATTGCCCAACCAAAACAATACTATCACCATTATGAAAAGAACATTATTAGCTGCTATTATATTATCAGGATTCAGTTTTTCGGCCATGTCGCAAACGAGGGTCGAGGTTGGCTCAGTTGTGAACGCCGAAGAGAATTTTAATAAATTAGTTGAGCGTAAAGGCATAAAGGACGGCTTTTTAGCAGTTGCTGATGTAGAAGGTATTGTTTTCAGGCCTAACGCTGTTAAAATAACCGAGTTTTATAATAGTATTGAT includes:
- a CDS encoding rhomboid family intramembrane serine protease — protein: MNTLWKDIQYKLLRSGNKISLLIGINVFMFLLINISAVVEQLFRGFGNSAILALSNEYLLLPAYLPKLLYRFWTPFTYMFMHAGVLHILFNMLWLYWMGQIFEEYLGNKRTIGLYILGGLSGGLLFIACYNILPAFTSINAAAGGPLVGASASVMAIIIATATLLPNYTISLILIGPVKLKWIAVFYVIIDFLGIAGANAGGEIAHLGGALFGFIYIKQLQRGSDWLGGINKLFKPKPKMKVVSHNGNQRRSGGAPKQEEIDRILDKISVNGYDSLSKQEKETLFRASNNNEG
- a CDS encoding endonuclease/exonuclease/phosphatase family protein, which encodes MKAKKSKLPFIDKVFLWINYLLCLALLLSYLAPYVDPRKFWPIAFFGLAYPPMLLVNVLIMFYWLVRKSWYIGLSLITILIGWNVLTSNIGMRLPAGASQTTPQKQLRLMTYNVHNFKRYGEKNDISTKHEILDLVGQEQPDIIGIQEFFTRKKGQYDMIDSVMRIMRAKNYYFEPTMTSAGEAIGMAIFSKYPIKAYGLVQLAAKSSGNQCVFVDVEKDGGVFRMYSVHLQSIRFDPQDYKYLGNLSSKGKTDIGATKRVGWKLKTAFQKRAEQVFIIKDHAKKCPYPYIISGDFNDTPSSFAVNQMAKGLKNAFRFKGAGLGRTYNGAFPNYQIDYVMASPQFDVWEYKIIEKKLSDHYPLSTVLVLK
- the cysS gene encoding cysteine--tRNA ligase, with product MEQKLFVYNTLTRKKEEFIPLNAGHVGMYVCGPTVYSDVHIGNCRTFISFDLIFRYLLHLGYKVRYVRNITDAGHLEGDSDEGEDKVSKKAKIAQLEPMEIVQKYTVDFHHVMQVFNALPPSIEPTATGHIIEQIELVKDILAKGYAYEVDGSVYFDVEKYNQTQDYGILNGRKLEDMLNNTRSLGGQNEKHGKLDFALWIKAKPEHLMKWPSPWGMGFPGWHLECSAMSNKYLGQQFDIHGGGIDLMPTHHTNEIAQNVACCGKNPASYWLHTNMLTTNGQKMSKSLGNSFLPHELFLGAHPLLKKGYSPMTVRFFFMQASYRSTVDFSNEAIEAAEIFYKKLAETAKKLAALQYADNDTKDEEAEQAIINFCEDCYRSMNDNFNSPKTLEALNNLSKWINTFSGNLKKVGSISEDTFNRMKKTYNDFFFDVLGLKHEDSDSGATDDLMNLIIKLRNEAKANKDYATSDKIREGLKNIGFQLNDNKQGTTDWIRI